A window of Nitratireductor kimnyeongensis genomic DNA:
ATCGTTGAGATCAAGGGGCTTGACCTCGATCCTCAATCACGAGCACGCAGAAGCGGCATCAACATGCCGGTTTTCCTTGACTTTTTTTTAGATGGGACAGAGTTCCTATGGCACCGGGGTGCGGCTGCGGGTTAAGTAGTGCACCTGACGAGTCGGAGGGACCAGATGCCGTTTCAGGACAAAACCGGGTCGAGGCGTTTCGTGCTTGCGAGTGTCGGGCTTTTCATGGCGGTTGCCGCAATCTATGCGGCGTACCGGCTCTTCACGCCACCCGCACCCGAGATCGACGTCGCCTACAACACGGTGAGCAGGGATGGCATTTATCAGGTCATGTTCGAGACCGAAGCCCAGCCCATCCCTGTCAACGAAACCCATGATTGGGTGGTGACGATCACCACGCCTGACGGCACGCCGGTCACCGACGCCTCCCTGTCCATCGATGGCGGGATGCCGGCCCATGGCCACGGCCTGCCGACCGAACCGCAGATGGCGGAAAATCTGGGAGATGGGCAGTACCGGGTGGAAGGACTACGCTTCAATATGGGCGGGCATTGGGAAATCCGCATCGGAATCTCGGCCGATCCGGGGCTCGACGAGGCGGTCTTCAATCTGGAACTCTGAAATGAAGACGGCGCGCCGCCATGTTGCAATGGGCGCGCTGTGCGGACTGCTTGCGCTATCGGCCTGCGATGCGGGTAAGCTGAGCGAAGACGAGAAGGCGAAGATCGCATCGCTTTCCATCGATGCGCTGGCTCCCGTTCCACCTGCACCGGGAAATCGCTTTTCAGACGATCCTCAGGCAGCGGATTTCGGCCGCCTGCTTTTTTTCGATGAGGGGTTGAGCGGGACCGGAACCATCTCCTGCGCCACATGCCACATTCCCGATCAGCAGTTTCAGGACGGCCGCCCGCGCGGTGTCGGATCCGATGAAACAGATCGACGCACCATGCCGCTTGAGGGGGTTGCATGGAATATCTGGCAATTCTGGGACGGCAGGCGTGACAGTCTATGGGCGCAGGCGCTCACCCCCCTCGAGGACCCGCGCGAACACGGAGGCGACCGGACGGCATATGCGCGCCACATCGCCGAGGCGTATGCCGGAACGTATCAGCAGATTTTCGGGTCCTTGCCAGACTTTTCGCAAATGCCGGAGAATGCCAGCCCGCTTGGTACAGAGGCCGAGCGCGCAGAGTGGTCTGCGATGAAACCGGGGCAGCAGGAAGCGGTCAACCGGGTGTTTTCCAATATCGGCAAGGCGATTGAGGCCTTCGAGCGTACGCTGGTGCCATCCGAAACCCGTTTCGACCGTTTTGCACGGGCCATTATGGCGGGGAACGAGCCAGAAGGGGACGCGGCTTTCAGCGATCTGGAGCTCGAGGGGCTGCGGCTCTTCATCGGCAAGGCCAATTGTCTCGAATGCCACAACGGCCCGCGTTTCACGGACGACCATTTTCACAACACGGGTGTCCCGCCTGTCGCAGGGTTGCCGGAGGATCTGGGGCGGGCGTTGGGTGTCTCTGCAGTACAAGCCGACCCGTTCAACTGTCTGGGGCGCTACAGCGACGCAGCTCCGGATGCATGTGAAGCCCTGCGCTTCATGAAGCGCGACGCGGCGGCGATGGAACGGGCCTACAAGACGCCCTCCCTGCGTGGTGTGGCGGGCCGTCCGCCCTATATGCATGCCGGGCAGATCGCCACCTTGGATGCCGTGATCGACCACTACAGCAGCGCTCCCGATGCGGCCTCGGGGCAAAGTGAAATTCGCGGTGTGGTGTTCACGGATCGCGGGCGGCAGGCGCTGATTGCCTTCCTCAAGACACTGGATGCAACGCCCGCTAGCGAT
This region includes:
- a CDS encoding cytochrome-c peroxidase, whose translation is MKTARRHVAMGALCGLLALSACDAGKLSEDEKAKIASLSIDALAPVPPAPGNRFSDDPQAADFGRLLFFDEGLSGTGTISCATCHIPDQQFQDGRPRGVGSDETDRRTMPLEGVAWNIWQFWDGRRDSLWAQALTPLEDPREHGGDRTAYARHIAEAYAGTYQQIFGSLPDFSQMPENASPLGTEAERAEWSAMKPGQQEAVNRVFSNIGKAIEAFERTLVPSETRFDRFARAIMAGNEPEGDAAFSDLELEGLRLFIGKANCLECHNGPRFTDDHFHNTGVPPVAGLPEDLGRALGVSAVQADPFNCLGRYSDAAPDACEALRFMKRDAAAMERAYKTPSLRGVAGRPPYMHAGQIATLDAVIDHYSSAPDAASGQSEIRGVVFTDRGRQALIAFLKTLDATPASDP
- a CDS encoding FixH family protein — translated: MPFQDKTGSRRFVLASVGLFMAVAAIYAAYRLFTPPAPEIDVAYNTVSRDGIYQVMFETEAQPIPVNETHDWVVTITTPDGTPVTDASLSIDGGMPAHGHGLPTEPQMAENLGDGQYRVEGLRFNMGGHWEIRIGISADPGLDEAVFNLEL